The following coding sequences are from one Musa acuminata AAA Group cultivar baxijiao chromosome BXJ2-4, Cavendish_Baxijiao_AAA, whole genome shotgun sequence window:
- the LOC135584515 gene encoding transcription termination factor MTERF15, mitochondrial-like, whose translation MTLINRSPFVSLLFKAFTFIPRRRPADAAVFLSTHSYSAASGAPQSSFMAEYLVSSCGFDPDEAAKASKLLGRIESRHQPDSVLGFFKSHGFDNAQMKRVLSVNPRWLLLDVEKTLAPKFRALQDLGFSCSDITRLVSSNNAVINHKFQNVLSKIQFWQGTLGSNDLLMKFCKRNRWFLSYSIEKNIQPNIEILRDFGITDQKLSMILRCRPVLLAQKAETLKALIGRVEGLGVARTSGMFLQTLSVLQSVSEKNFKAHLEFFKGFGWSEDDFLAAFRKAPYLVRFSLKSLQRKMEFLVNETRCAPSYLAPRPGILLMSLEKRLIPRYRILTGLKSRGVLIGNLQTNTLMSYPEKKFLEKFIICYKEFPELIELYNVASENRTAL comes from the coding sequence ATGACGTTGATTAATAGGTCGCCGTTCGTCTCTCTCTTGTTCAAAGCCTTCACCTTCATCCCTCGCCGTCGTCCGGCCGATGCTGCCGTTTTTCTCTCAACCCATTCTTATTCCGCCGCCTCCGGTGCTCCACAGAGCAGCTTCATGGCTGAATACCTGGTCAGCTCCTGTGGCTTCGATCCGGATGAGGCGGCCAAGGCCTCGAAGCTCCTTGGCCGCATCGAATCCCGCCATCAGCCTGACTCCGTCCTTGGCTTCTTCAAAAGCCACGGTTTTGATAATGCTCAGATGAAAAGGGTCCTATCTGTAAACCCCCGGTGGCTTCTCCTCGACGTGGAGAAGACTCTGGCCCCAAAGTTCCGAGCTTTGCAGGATCTGGGCTTCTCCTGCTCCGACATTACCCGCCTAGTCAGCTCGAATAACGCCGTCATCAACCACAAATTCCAGAATGTCTTGTCCAAGATCCAATTTTGGCAAGGCACCCTCGGGTCCAACGACTTACTGATGAAGTTCTGCAAGAGAAACAGGTGGTTTCTCTCGTATAGCATCGAGAAGAATATCCAGCCTAACATTGAGATTCTAAGGGATTTCGGGATCACGGATCAGAAGCTCTCAATGATCCTACGGTGCCGCCCCGTCCTCCTAGCCCAGAAGGCTGAAACCCTGAAGGCGTTAATCGGTCGTGTCGAGGGTTTGGGAGTAGCTCGCACCTCAGGGATGTTCCTCCAGACCCTGAGTGTGCTCCAAAGCGTCTCCGAGAAGAACTTCAAGGCTCACTTGGAGTTCTTCAAGGGTTTCGGGTGGTCCGAGGATGATTTCCTTGCTGCATTCAGAAAGGCTCCTTATCTTGTGAGATTTTCTTTAAAGAGTTTGCAGAGAAAGATGGAGTTCTTGGTCAATGAAACCAGATGCGCTCCGTCTTATCTTGCACCCCGGCCAGGGATTTTGTTGATGAGTTTGGAGAAAAGGTTGATTCCAAGGTATCGGATATTGACGGGCCTGAAGTCAAGGGGAGTTCTCATCGGTAACCTCCAAACAAACACATTAATGTCTTATCCAGAGAAGAAATTTCTGGAGAAGTTCATCATCTGCTACAAAGAGTTTCCAGAACTCATTGAATTGTATAATGTAGCCTCAGAAAACAGAACTGCTCTTTGA